A genomic region of Sander vitreus isolate 19-12246 chromosome 11, sanVit1, whole genome shotgun sequence contains the following coding sequences:
- the prpf40a gene encoding pre-mRNA-processing factor 40 homolog A isoform X2 codes for MMGPPGIPPHFPPIGMPPMGQRPPSMTPMPPGIIPPGIMPPMGAPPMGQMPGMMPPMMPGMMMPPRMPAAAVQPTGPPGVDSTAAAPGTAGTTNGSPQEEQPKKKSLWTEHKSLDGKTYFYNTETKQSTWEKPDDLKSPAEQMLSKCPWKEYKSDTGKPYYYNSQTKESRWTKPKELEDLEAMIKAEENGTAEAMAPGITAAPTVQADNTATMATMIEVETATAVSEEHLSQAAMHHTAEVKTADAPVASSESSVATEATASIEVTKEERPEIQKKTYKWNTKEEAKQAFKELLKEKGVSSNSSWEQAMKMIINDPRYSALPKLSEKKQAFNAYKVQTEKEEKEEARIKYKESKETFQRFLENHEKMTSTTRYKKAEQMFNELEVWSCVPERDRLEIYEDVLFYLAKKEKEQAKQLRKRNWEALKNILDNMANVTYRTTWSEAQQYLLDNPTFAEDEELQNMDKEDALICFEEHIRALEKEEEEEKQKTLLRERRRQRKNREAFQKFLDELHDHGQLHSMSAWMEMYPTLSSDIRFANMLGQPGSTPLDLFKFYVEDLKARYHDEKRIIKDILKDKGFLVEVNTSFDDFGSVISSDKRATTLDAGNIKLAFNSLLEKAEAREREREKEEARKMKRKEAAFKNMLKQATPPLEPETTWEGIRERFLKESAFEDVTLESERKRIFKDFMHVLEHECQHHHSKTKKHSKKSKKHHRKRSRSRSGSESEDEEYHKKKKRSQSKSPSERSSSGESERSYKKSKKHKKKGKKRRHKSASPDSDTEKKGRERDGKREKDLEKDKENDKSRGKSRSDSKQKSPKRKAAKEEGGWDTSGSELSEGELEKRRRTLLEQLDAP; via the exons ATG ATGGGACCACCAGGAATACCGCCTCATTTCCCTCCAATCGGAATGCCCCCTATGGGGCAGCGACCGCCCAGCATGACTCCAATGCCCCCTGGTATAATTCCCCCTGGTATAATGCCACCAATGGGGGCACCACCAATGGGACAG ATGCCAGGCATGATGCCACCTATGATGCCAGGGATGATGATGCCCCCTCGCATGCCAGCTGCGGCTGTACAACCAACGGGACCG CCTGGCGTTGACTCGACAG CTGCTGCACCTGGTACTGCT GGTACCACAAATGGATCTCCACAGGAGGAACAGCCAAAGAAG aaGTCCCTGTGGACAGAACACAAATCACTGGATGGGAAGACCTATTTTTACAATACAGAGACCAAGCAATCCACATGGGAGAAACCAGATGATCTCAAATCTCCTGCAGAG cAAATGCTGTCTAAATGCCCTTGGAAGGAGTACAAGTCAGACACAGGGAAGCCTTATTATTACAACTCTCAGACGAAGGAGTCCAGATGGACCAAACCCAAAGAGCTAGAGGATCTGGAAG CTATGATCAAAGCAGAGGAGAATGG AACGGCAGAGGCAATGGCTCCTGGCATCACAGCAGCTCCTACCGTGCAAGCAGACAATACAGCCACTATGGCAACCATGATTGAGGTGGAAACTGCAACAGCAGTCTCAGAGGAACACCTGTCTCAGGCGGCCATGCATCACACAGCTGAGGTCAAGACTGCAGATGCACCTGTGGCTTCCTCAGAGAGCTCAGTCGCCACAGAGGCCACAGCCAG TATTGAAGTTACAAAAGAAGAACGGCCAGAAATTCAGAAGAAAACTTACAAATGGAACACGAAAGAGGAGGCCAAGCAGGCTTTCAAAGAGCTGCTGAAGGAGAAG GGTGTGTCATCAAACTCCTCTTGGGAACAGGCTATGAAAATGATTATCAATGATCCTCGCTACAG CGCACTTCCCAAACTGAGTGAGAAGAAACAGGCGTTCAATGCCTACAAAGTCCAAACcgagaaggaagaaaaagaagaggccAGAATTAAATACAAGGAGTCCAAAGAAACCTTTCAGAGGTTCTTGGAGAACCACGAGAAGATGACATCTACCACCAGATACAA GAAAGCAGAACAGATGTTTAATGAGCTTGAGGTGTGGAGCTGTGTACCAGAGAGAGACCGGCTGGAGATCTATGAAGATGTATTGTTCTACCTTGCTAAGAAAGAGAAG GAGCAAGCCAAGCAGCTAAGAAAGAGGAACTGGGAAGCTCTGAAGAACATTTTGGACAACATGGCCAACGTCACATACCGCACCACCTGGTCAGAGGCCCAGCAGTACCTGCTGGACAACCCTACCTTTGCAGAGGATGAGGAGCTGCAGA ATATGGACAAAGAGGATGCCCTCATTTGTTTTGAGGAGCATATCCGGGCTctggagaaggaggaagaggaggagaaacagaAGACTCTTCTCAGGGAGAGAAGACGACAACGCAAGAACAGAGAGGCCTTCCAG AAATTCCTGGATGAGCTCCACGATCATGGTCAGCTTCACTCCATGTCTGCCTGGATGGAGATGTACCCGACCCTGAGCTCCGACATCCGCTTTGCCAACATGCTGGGCCAGCCGG GTTCCACTCCCCTAGATCTGTTCAAATTCTATGTTGAAGACTTGAAGGCCCGCTACCATGATGAAAAGAGGATCATTAAAGATATTCTTAAG GACAAAGGCTTTCTGGTGGAAGTCAACACTAGCTTTGATGACTTTGGATCAGTGATCAGCTCAGACAAGAGAGCCACCACACTGGATGCAGGAAACATAAAGCTGGCATTCAACAGT TTACTGGAGAAGGCAGAAGcccgagagagagagcgagagaaggaGGAGGCCAGGAAGATGAAAAGGAAAGAAGCAGCCTTTAAAAACATGCTGAAGCAGGCCACACCACCCCTGGAGCCAGAGACTACATGGGAGGGG ATCAGAGAGAGATTCTTAAAAGAATCTGCCTTTGAAGACGTGACTCTGGAGTCAGAGAGGAAACGGATATTCAAAGACTTCATGCATGTCTTAGAG CATGAGTGCCAACATCACCACTCCAAGACTAAGAAGCACTCGAAGAAGTCTAAGAAGCACCACAGGAAACGATCCCGCTCTCGATCG GGCTCAGAGTCTGAGGACGAGGAATAccacaagaagaaaaagaggtCACAGTCCAAATCTCCTTCCGAACGCTCGTCAAGTGGAGAATCTG AGAGAAGCTATAAAAAATCCAAGAAGCACAAGAAGAAGGGCAAGAAGAGACGGCATAAGTCT GCATCGCCAGACTCCGACACTgagaagaaaggaagagagcGTGATGGAAAGCGTGAAAAGGACTTAGAGAAAGATAAAGAGAACGACAAGTCTCGGGGGAAATCTCGCTCAGACTCCAAACAGAAGTCTCCTAAAAGAAAAGCGGCAAAAGAGGAG GGCGGCTGGGATACATCAGGCAGTGAGCTGAGTGAGGGAGAGCTGGAGAAAAGGAGAAGAACTTTACTGGAACAGCTGGATGCACCTTGA
- the prpf40a gene encoding pre-mRNA-processing factor 40 homolog A isoform X1, protein MSSSDANNGPSQAPPYPGVPPSGIPPPFMGPPGIPPHFPPIGMPPMGQRPPSMTPMPPGIIPPGIMPPMGAPPMGQMPGMMPPMMPGMMMPPRMPAAAVQPTGPPGVDSTAAAPGTAGTTNGSPQEEQPKKKSLWTEHKSLDGKTYFYNTETKQSTWEKPDDLKSPAEQMLSKCPWKEYKSDTGKPYYYNSQTKESRWTKPKELEDLEAMIKAEENGTAEAMAPGITAAPTVQADNTATMATMIEVETATAVSEEHLSQAAMHHTAEVKTADAPVASSESSVATEATASIEVTKEERPEIQKKTYKWNTKEEAKQAFKELLKEKGVSSNSSWEQAMKMIINDPRYSALPKLSEKKQAFNAYKVQTEKEEKEEARIKYKESKETFQRFLENHEKMTSTTRYKKAEQMFNELEVWSCVPERDRLEIYEDVLFYLAKKEKEQAKQLRKRNWEALKNILDNMANVTYRTTWSEAQQYLLDNPTFAEDEELQNMDKEDALICFEEHIRALEKEEEEEKQKTLLRERRRQRKNREAFQKFLDELHDHGQLHSMSAWMEMYPTLSSDIRFANMLGQPGSTPLDLFKFYVEDLKARYHDEKRIIKDILKDKGFLVEVNTSFDDFGSVISSDKRATTLDAGNIKLAFNSLLEKAEAREREREKEEARKMKRKEAAFKNMLKQATPPLEPETTWEGIRERFLKESAFEDVTLESERKRIFKDFMHVLEHECQHHHSKTKKHSKKSKKHHRKRSRSRSGSESEDEEYHKKKKRSQSKSPSERSSSGESERSYKKSKKHKKKGKKRRHKSASPDSDTEKKGRERDGKREKDLEKDKENDKSRGKSRSDSKQKSPKRKAAKEEGGWDTSGSELSEGELEKRRRTLLEQLDAP, encoded by the exons ATG TCTTCATCGGACGCTAATAATGGCCCGAGCCAAGCGCCCCCTTATCCAGGTGTACCGCCCTCAGGGATACCTCCCCCATTT ATGGGACCACCAGGAATACCGCCTCATTTCCCTCCAATCGGAATGCCCCCTATGGGGCAGCGACCGCCCAGCATGACTCCAATGCCCCCTGGTATAATTCCCCCTGGTATAATGCCACCAATGGGGGCACCACCAATGGGACAG ATGCCAGGCATGATGCCACCTATGATGCCAGGGATGATGATGCCCCCTCGCATGCCAGCTGCGGCTGTACAACCAACGGGACCG CCTGGCGTTGACTCGACAG CTGCTGCACCTGGTACTGCT GGTACCACAAATGGATCTCCACAGGAGGAACAGCCAAAGAAG aaGTCCCTGTGGACAGAACACAAATCACTGGATGGGAAGACCTATTTTTACAATACAGAGACCAAGCAATCCACATGGGAGAAACCAGATGATCTCAAATCTCCTGCAGAG cAAATGCTGTCTAAATGCCCTTGGAAGGAGTACAAGTCAGACACAGGGAAGCCTTATTATTACAACTCTCAGACGAAGGAGTCCAGATGGACCAAACCCAAAGAGCTAGAGGATCTGGAAG CTATGATCAAAGCAGAGGAGAATGG AACGGCAGAGGCAATGGCTCCTGGCATCACAGCAGCTCCTACCGTGCAAGCAGACAATACAGCCACTATGGCAACCATGATTGAGGTGGAAACTGCAACAGCAGTCTCAGAGGAACACCTGTCTCAGGCGGCCATGCATCACACAGCTGAGGTCAAGACTGCAGATGCACCTGTGGCTTCCTCAGAGAGCTCAGTCGCCACAGAGGCCACAGCCAG TATTGAAGTTACAAAAGAAGAACGGCCAGAAATTCAGAAGAAAACTTACAAATGGAACACGAAAGAGGAGGCCAAGCAGGCTTTCAAAGAGCTGCTGAAGGAGAAG GGTGTGTCATCAAACTCCTCTTGGGAACAGGCTATGAAAATGATTATCAATGATCCTCGCTACAG CGCACTTCCCAAACTGAGTGAGAAGAAACAGGCGTTCAATGCCTACAAAGTCCAAACcgagaaggaagaaaaagaagaggccAGAATTAAATACAAGGAGTCCAAAGAAACCTTTCAGAGGTTCTTGGAGAACCACGAGAAGATGACATCTACCACCAGATACAA GAAAGCAGAACAGATGTTTAATGAGCTTGAGGTGTGGAGCTGTGTACCAGAGAGAGACCGGCTGGAGATCTATGAAGATGTATTGTTCTACCTTGCTAAGAAAGAGAAG GAGCAAGCCAAGCAGCTAAGAAAGAGGAACTGGGAAGCTCTGAAGAACATTTTGGACAACATGGCCAACGTCACATACCGCACCACCTGGTCAGAGGCCCAGCAGTACCTGCTGGACAACCCTACCTTTGCAGAGGATGAGGAGCTGCAGA ATATGGACAAAGAGGATGCCCTCATTTGTTTTGAGGAGCATATCCGGGCTctggagaaggaggaagaggaggagaaacagaAGACTCTTCTCAGGGAGAGAAGACGACAACGCAAGAACAGAGAGGCCTTCCAG AAATTCCTGGATGAGCTCCACGATCATGGTCAGCTTCACTCCATGTCTGCCTGGATGGAGATGTACCCGACCCTGAGCTCCGACATCCGCTTTGCCAACATGCTGGGCCAGCCGG GTTCCACTCCCCTAGATCTGTTCAAATTCTATGTTGAAGACTTGAAGGCCCGCTACCATGATGAAAAGAGGATCATTAAAGATATTCTTAAG GACAAAGGCTTTCTGGTGGAAGTCAACACTAGCTTTGATGACTTTGGATCAGTGATCAGCTCAGACAAGAGAGCCACCACACTGGATGCAGGAAACATAAAGCTGGCATTCAACAGT TTACTGGAGAAGGCAGAAGcccgagagagagagcgagagaaggaGGAGGCCAGGAAGATGAAAAGGAAAGAAGCAGCCTTTAAAAACATGCTGAAGCAGGCCACACCACCCCTGGAGCCAGAGACTACATGGGAGGGG ATCAGAGAGAGATTCTTAAAAGAATCTGCCTTTGAAGACGTGACTCTGGAGTCAGAGAGGAAACGGATATTCAAAGACTTCATGCATGTCTTAGAG CATGAGTGCCAACATCACCACTCCAAGACTAAGAAGCACTCGAAGAAGTCTAAGAAGCACCACAGGAAACGATCCCGCTCTCGATCG GGCTCAGAGTCTGAGGACGAGGAATAccacaagaagaaaaagaggtCACAGTCCAAATCTCCTTCCGAACGCTCGTCAAGTGGAGAATCTG AGAGAAGCTATAAAAAATCCAAGAAGCACAAGAAGAAGGGCAAGAAGAGACGGCATAAGTCT GCATCGCCAGACTCCGACACTgagaagaaaggaagagagcGTGATGGAAAGCGTGAAAAGGACTTAGAGAAAGATAAAGAGAACGACAAGTCTCGGGGGAAATCTCGCTCAGACTCCAAACAGAAGTCTCCTAAAAGAAAAGCGGCAAAAGAGGAG GGCGGCTGGGATACATCAGGCAGTGAGCTGAGTGAGGGAGAGCTGGAGAAAAGGAGAAGAACTTTACTGGAACAGCTGGATGCACCTTGA